From Selenomonas ruminantium AC2024, a single genomic window includes:
- a CDS encoding DUF1016 N-terminal domain-containing protein, with translation MIDMLMNQTDYLSTIQEIKAEIQKAQYQATVKVNHELLLLYYHIGQAINRHKVWGNKFIENLSRDLRLEYPDAKGYSVRNLKYMAIFAALFPEKEIVQEVLEQLSWYHVVTLMDKVKERPVLLWYAKQNIENGWSPTWICSSTT, from the coding sequence ATGATTGATATGTTAATGAATCAGACAGACTATCTGTCTACGATACAGGAAATCAAGGCTGAAATCCAAAAGGCGCAGTATCAGGCAACAGTAAAGGTCAACCATGAATTGCTGTTGCTGTACTACCACATCGGACAGGCCATCAATCGGCATAAGGTCTGGGGGAACAAGTTCATCGAGAACCTGTCCCGTGACCTTCGGCTGGAATACCCTGATGCCAAGGGATATTCAGTGCGTAACCTCAAATATATGGCCATATTCGCCGCTCTTTTTCCAGAAAAAGAAATTGTGCAAGAGGTGCTTGAACAATTATCATGGTACCATGTTGTTACCCTTATGGATAAGGTAAAGGAACGGCCTGTTCTGCTCTGGTATGCAAAGCAGAATATTGAAAATGGCTGGTCGCCTACTTGGATTTGCTCTTCTACAACCTGA
- a CDS encoding ABC transporter substrate-binding protein — translation MKKWKTYGRSLLLTLLVLCTFLLSGCDMFAEEEEEGADVLYVYSWGDYLSEDVIKQFEEETGIKVVLDEYDTNESMYPRIAEGAEAYDVLCPSDYMINKLIHNDLLQPLDFAQLPNARKNIGQDFFDQSRAFDKEGKYSVPYCWGTVGIMYNIEKVKEPVDSWKILWDEKYKDNILMQDSARDAIMIPLKILGYSMNTVNETELKAARDMLIQQKPLVQAYGVDDIRDKLSSGEAALGVIFSGEAIKLMKSNPNLRFQPAPKEGTNVWIDCWVIPKNARHVENAHKFIDFLCRPDIAAANFEELGYSTPNTAVRELVEEDLGEYVDTAFPPENVYKGQESYSYLGEALDKLYTKLWLQVKVE, via the coding sequence ATGAAGAAATGGAAAACGTATGGCCGCTCCCTGTTGCTGACTTTGCTCGTACTATGTACCTTCCTGCTGTCCGGCTGCGATATGTTTGCCGAGGAGGAAGAAGAGGGGGCGGACGTGCTCTACGTCTACAGCTGGGGCGATTATCTCAGCGAGGACGTCATCAAACAGTTTGAGGAAGAAACCGGCATCAAGGTGGTGCTCGATGAATACGACACCAACGAGAGCATGTATCCCCGCATTGCCGAAGGCGCAGAGGCTTATGATGTGCTCTGTCCTTCCGACTACATGATTAACAAGCTGATTCATAATGATTTGCTGCAGCCGCTGGACTTTGCACAGCTGCCCAATGCGCGGAAAAATATCGGACAGGACTTCTTTGACCAGTCCAGGGCTTTTGACAAGGAAGGGAAATACTCCGTTCCTTATTGCTGGGGCACCGTGGGCATTATGTACAACATTGAGAAGGTCAAAGAACCTGTGGACAGCTGGAAAATCCTCTGGGATGAAAAGTATAAGGACAACATCCTCATGCAGGATTCTGCCCGGGATGCCATTATGATTCCCTTGAAGATTCTGGGTTACTCCATGAATACCGTAAATGAGACGGAACTCAAAGCCGCCCGCGATATGCTGATTCAGCAGAAACCGTTGGTGCAGGCTTATGGCGTGGATGATATCCGCGATAAGCTGAGCTCCGGCGAAGCGGCGCTGGGCGTAATCTTTTCCGGCGAAGCCATTAAGCTCATGAAGTCCAATCCCAATCTGCGGTTCCAGCCGGCGCCGAAGGAAGGCACCAATGTCTGGATTGATTGCTGGGTGATTCCCAAGAACGCCCGCCATGTGGAAAATGCGCACAAGTTCATTGATTTCCTCTGCCGTCCTGACATTGCGGCGGCCAACTTCGAGGAGCTTGGCTATTCCACGCCGAACACGGCGGTGCGGGAACTGGTGGAAGAAGATTTAGGCGAATATGTGGACACGGCCTTCCCGCCAGAAAATGTCTACAAAGGCCAGGAATCCTACAGTTATCTGGGAGAAGCCCTCGATAAACTCTATACCAAACTTTGGCTGCAGGTAAAAGTTGAATAA
- a CDS encoding ABC transporter ATP-binding protein, producing MEKELLRLERVNKSYDGRQILEDLDLTIHENEFVTLLGPSGCGKTTILRLIGGFETPDSGKIWFDGQDITHLQPEKRQVNTVFQKYSLFSHMDVAENIAFGLKLKGKSASYIRDKIKYALKLVNLDGYEHARVTQMSGGQQQRIAIARAIVNEPKVLLLDEPLSALDLKLRQNMQRELVKIKRELGITFVFVTHDQEEALSMSDTVVVMNQGWIQQIGTPENVYNEPENAFVADFIGDSNIIDGIMVRDKLVHLLGKDIPCINTGFGENVPVDVQIRPEDIQICAPADGQFTGRIKQVVFKGTVYDITIEAGGFEWLVQTITGHEQGKEVGIKLAASNIQIMAKPESEDEEAVSDE from the coding sequence ATGGAAAAAGAACTTTTGCGTCTTGAACGCGTCAACAAAAGCTATGATGGTCGGCAGATTCTTGAAGACCTGGATTTAACCATTCACGAGAATGAATTTGTGACCCTTTTGGGCCCCTCAGGCTGTGGCAAGACCACAATCCTGCGGCTGATTGGCGGGTTTGAAACCCCGGACAGCGGCAAAATCTGGTTTGATGGGCAGGATATTACCCATTTGCAGCCAGAGAAGCGGCAGGTCAATACGGTGTTTCAGAAGTATTCCCTGTTCTCCCATATGGACGTGGCGGAGAATATCGCCTTTGGCCTGAAACTCAAGGGGAAAAGCGCAAGTTACATTCGCGATAAGATAAAATATGCCTTGAAGCTCGTGAACCTCGATGGCTATGAACATGCCCGGGTTACGCAGATGTCCGGCGGCCAGCAGCAGCGCATTGCCATTGCCCGCGCTATTGTAAACGAGCCGAAGGTATTGCTGCTCGATGAACCGTTATCAGCACTGGACCTCAAACTGCGGCAGAATATGCAGCGGGAACTCGTGAAAATCAAGCGGGAACTGGGGATTACCTTTGTGTTCGTCACCCACGACCAGGAAGAAGCGCTGTCCATGTCGGATACCGTAGTGGTCATGAATCAGGGCTGGATTCAGCAGATTGGTACGCCGGAGAACGTGTACAATGAGCCGGAAAATGCCTTCGTGGCCGACTTTATCGGCGACAGCAACATCATTGACGGCATTATGGTGCGGGATAAGCTCGTACACCTTTTGGGCAAGGATATTCCCTGCATCAACACGGGCTTTGGCGAAAATGTTCCCGTAGATGTGCAGATTCGCCCGGAGGATATTCAGATTTGTGCGCCCGCGGATGGACAGTTCACCGGCAGAATCAAGCAGGTTGTCTTCAAGGGGACGGTATACGATATCACCATTGAAGCCGGCGGCTTTGAATGGCTCGTGCAGACCATTACCGGTCACGAGCAGGGCAAAGAGGTGGGCATTAAATTGGCCGCTTCCAATATTCAGATTATGGCGAAGCCTGAGTCCGAAGACGAGGAGGCGGTGAGCGATGAATGA
- a CDS encoding ABC transporter permease has product MQKIKTTYLAAIVAFLYAPIVVLIAQSFNASRYRGQWTGFTWEWYEKLIESEDIINAFSNTLTIGVTSAILATLLALVTALGMRQMGRQSRMLLRGLANVPLLNADIVTGISLMLLFLGLGLKLGYDTILLAHIVISLPYAMLCILPQVLTMDNVWYEAARDLGATPFQAFRKVILPELMPGIVAAFLLSFAMSADDFIVTYFTKGAGIETLTTEIYSELKLGVHPEMYALSTLFFCGVLVFAALLMLNYKVIRRYRAAERRGQEA; this is encoded by the coding sequence ATGCAGAAAATCAAGACTACCTATCTGGCCGCCATTGTGGCTTTCCTCTATGCGCCCATCGTGGTGCTCATTGCCCAGTCCTTCAATGCCAGCCGTTATCGCGGCCAGTGGACGGGCTTTACCTGGGAATGGTATGAGAAACTTATCGAAAGCGAAGATATCATCAACGCTTTTTCCAATACGTTGACCATCGGCGTGACCTCGGCAATTTTGGCCACTTTGCTGGCTTTGGTAACGGCTTTGGGCATGCGGCAGATGGGACGGCAGAGCCGGATGCTCCTGCGGGGGCTGGCCAATGTGCCCCTGCTCAATGCCGATATCGTGACGGGAATTTCGCTGATGCTGCTCTTTTTGGGGCTGGGGCTGAAGCTGGGCTATGACACGATTTTGCTGGCCCATATCGTCATCAGCCTGCCCTATGCCATGCTCTGCATCCTGCCGCAGGTACTGACCATGGACAATGTCTGGTACGAGGCGGCCCGGGATTTGGGCGCTACGCCCTTTCAGGCTTTCCGCAAAGTCATTTTGCCAGAACTGATGCCGGGCATCGTGGCGGCGTTCCTGCTGTCCTTTGCCATGAGTGCGGATGACTTTATCGTGACGTACTTCACCAAGGGTGCGGGTATTGAAACCCTGACCACGGAAATTTATTCGGAGCTCAAATTGGGCGTCCATCCCGAGATGTATGCGCTGTCTACGCTGTTCTTCTGCGGCGTGCTGGTCTTTGCGGCTCTCCTGATGCTCAATTATAAGGTGATTCGCCGTTACCGGGCAGCAGAAAGAAGGGGGCAGGAAGCATGA
- a CDS encoding flavin reductase family protein yields the protein MSVEFTGKQACIAPEGVFIIGTYDENGVPNAMNAAWGAQSDFDEITLFLAKHKTTENIKHSKAFTVAFATKDTVEIADYFGVETGNKVNKIEKAGCHVHKSSHVNAPIIEEFPVTLECECVSYSDETGILVGKIVAQQADEAVLTDGVVDYDKLQPIIFDIATKTYRLVGPVVGKAFHDGLKLK from the coding sequence ATGAGTGTTGAATTTACCGGCAAACAGGCCTGCATTGCCCCGGAGGGTGTTTTTATCATTGGCACTTATGATGAGAATGGTGTTCCCAATGCCATGAATGCTGCCTGGGGTGCCCAGTCTGACTTTGATGAAATCACGCTGTTCCTGGCCAAGCATAAGACCACGGAAAACATCAAGCACAGCAAGGCTTTTACCGTAGCTTTTGCCACGAAGGATACCGTGGAAATTGCAGATTATTTCGGCGTGGAGACGGGCAATAAGGTCAATAAGATTGAAAAGGCCGGCTGCCACGTGCATAAGAGCAGTCATGTCAATGCGCCGATTATCGAGGAATTCCCGGTGACTTTGGAATGTGAATGCGTGAGCTACAGTGATGAAACGGGGATTTTGGTGGGAAAAATCGTTGCCCAGCAGGCAGATGAGGCGGTGCTGACGGATGGCGTTGTGGACTACGATAAACTTCAGCCCATCATCTTCGATATCGCCACGAAAACCTATCGGCTGGTCGGCCCTGTAGTCGGGAAAGCTTTCCATGATGGTTTGAAATTGAAATAA
- a CDS encoding Eco57I restriction-modification methylase domain-containing protein, with the protein MTDNSKKKELFLQTLTKAYNHQEYVRFLQELLNDVQMVAPTRFNKEFSSLSGIIAGHYHIGNYKGSDGKKMALFAVQLQNKGNVENARSSQRAFIKTLLDNSGCDGALAAFFTMEKDANGQERPSDKWRLSLIRMEYGFADGKLSTKLTPAKRYSYLVGKGEPCHTAQERLYGIFVQDNVNPSLAELEEAFSVETVTKQFFNDYKEKYLAVKEYLENTPDFMVEAERCGFTSEQFTKKLMGQIVFLYFIQKKGWLGVSAFPTRLTEKAYKSALFRNAKAHNIVESVYSQPNADGISFINREALFALSDEDAKFLSTLVKGKSWGEGPKDFMRALYKSCVKQGRNYFDDYLEPLFYEALNVDRGESGFYARFHCRVPFLNGGLFEQLDNYDWVNSDFHIPNSMFSNADENDKDEADGILDIFDRYNFTMAEDEPMEREVAIDPEMLGKVFENLLDVKDRKSKGAFYTPREIVHYMCQESLINYLTTNTGIEEADIRKFILYGEYFRDNDCLKTKEVIKNGKKSHTLDKTRDLEMPESIFSFKQEVNRLKELDELLSNVKIADPAVGSGAFLLGLLNEIVRARQTLTAYMTIEMNNFERFNFYAYGRKAYDLKVNTIKNCLFACDLEPSATDITKLRLWLSIVIDDELVKQDNSEGMYDVHTEPRPLPNLDCNIICGNSLMDEFEGIKLITESSILNNQAKTGMDSFYQAGFDNMLQELIKLQDELYFTKQHETKQEIKKKIHAIYDRIILHQLESNLSAVEKYKKVKDAAQQPFILWQLYFPKVFKEKQGFDIVIGNPPYGAKFSRKEKNILDKIFNDCNVPDYESADFFIELGNRIVRKKGLLSFIVPNMFMANVFAEKYRHHLIATWNLSEIDNLSDIDVFDSAKVRNCIIFFEKISYEKSTILRKLTILNHQPKVEKEKYINKNILKENVDNWLNLIEKDETALSIVKKIQSNSVPLGEISEISQGLIPYDKYRGHSEETIKNKIWNADYKKDETYKKELRGKDVSRYSIKWNGKDWISYGDWLAAPRKPAFFKEKRILIREITNPRIFATYTDEEFYNTPSIINCIHFKKDIFFILGILNSKMMSFYHCANSPKAGKGLFPKILVNDVRKIPICKCDDFMIAKISTLVKSIINDGEISSDIDKKIDDIVYEMYNITDEEQIYIDNWFS; encoded by the coding sequence ATGACAGATAACAGCAAGAAAAAAGAGTTATTTTTACAAACGCTTACAAAAGCCTATAATCATCAGGAATATGTGCGTTTTCTGCAAGAATTGTTAAACGATGTGCAAATGGTGGCTCCAACACGATTCAACAAGGAGTTTAGCAGTTTGTCTGGAATAATTGCCGGACATTACCATATCGGCAATTACAAAGGTTCCGATGGAAAGAAAATGGCTCTCTTTGCCGTACAGCTGCAAAACAAGGGAAATGTAGAGAATGCTCGCAGTTCCCAGAGAGCATTCATCAAGACACTGCTGGATAACTCCGGGTGTGATGGTGCTTTGGCAGCCTTTTTTACCATGGAAAAAGATGCAAATGGACAGGAACGACCAAGTGATAAGTGGAGGTTATCCCTCATCCGCATGGAATATGGCTTTGCCGATGGTAAACTGAGCACAAAACTTACTCCTGCCAAGCGTTATTCTTACCTTGTAGGCAAAGGAGAGCCTTGCCATACGGCGCAGGAAAGGCTTTACGGTATTTTTGTGCAGGATAATGTTAATCCCAGCCTCGCCGAACTGGAAGAAGCTTTCAGCGTTGAGACTGTTACCAAACAGTTCTTCAACGACTACAAGGAAAAGTATCTGGCCGTCAAGGAGTATTTGGAAAATACCCCTGACTTTATGGTAGAGGCTGAACGTTGCGGTTTCACCAGTGAGCAGTTTACCAAAAAACTCATGGGGCAGATTGTTTTCCTCTACTTCATACAGAAAAAGGGGTGGCTGGGCGTATCGGCATTCCCGACACGACTGACGGAAAAAGCGTATAAGAGTGCTCTATTTCGCAATGCCAAGGCTCATAACATAGTTGAAAGTGTATATTCTCAGCCTAATGCGGATGGTATTTCCTTTATCAATCGTGAGGCTTTATTTGCCCTGTCCGATGAGGATGCAAAATTCCTGTCAACATTGGTTAAAGGCAAGTCATGGGGCGAGGGGCCGAAGGATTTTATGCGTGCCCTGTATAAATCCTGTGTAAAGCAAGGTCGAAACTACTTTGATGATTACTTGGAGCCGCTGTTTTATGAGGCATTGAATGTTGACCGTGGAGAAAGTGGCTTCTATGCACGCTTCCATTGCCGTGTCCCCTTCCTGAATGGTGGCCTGTTTGAGCAGTTGGATAATTATGACTGGGTAAACTCTGACTTCCATATTCCAAATTCTATGTTCTCTAATGCGGATGAGAATGACAAGGATGAGGCAGACGGCATTCTGGATATTTTTGACCGCTACAACTTCACCATGGCAGAAGACGAACCTATGGAACGTGAAGTAGCCATCGACCCAGAAATGCTGGGGAAGGTCTTTGAAAATCTGCTGGATGTGAAGGACAGAAAATCCAAGGGGGCATTCTATACGCCACGTGAGATAGTACACTATATGTGTCAGGAAAGCCTGATAAACTATCTGACCACCAATACCGGCATCGAAGAAGCAGATATCAGGAAATTTATCCTGTATGGCGAATACTTCCGTGATAACGATTGTCTAAAAACAAAAGAAGTTATAAAGAACGGCAAAAAAAGCCATACGTTGGACAAGACTCGTGACTTGGAAATGCCGGAAAGCATCTTTAGTTTCAAACAAGAGGTAAACCGTCTAAAAGAACTGGATGAACTGCTGTCAAATGTCAAGATAGCTGACCCGGCGGTAGGCTCCGGGGCATTCCTGTTGGGGCTTCTGAATGAGATTGTCAGGGCACGGCAGACTCTCACCGCCTACATGACTATAGAAATGAACAACTTCGAGCGATTTAACTTCTACGCCTATGGACGTAAAGCCTATGACCTCAAGGTGAATACTATCAAAAATTGCCTCTTTGCTTGTGATTTGGAGCCGAGTGCCACGGATATCACTAAACTGCGGTTGTGGCTGTCCATCGTTATTGATGATGAACTGGTAAAGCAGGATAACTCTGAAGGTATGTATGATGTCCACACAGAGCCGAGACCTCTGCCTAATCTGGACTGCAATATTATTTGCGGCAATAGCTTGATGGATGAGTTTGAAGGAATAAAGCTTATTACTGAAAGCAGTATTTTAAACAATCAAGCAAAAACAGGCATGGATAGCTTCTATCAGGCTGGTTTTGACAATATGTTGCAAGAGCTTATCAAGCTACAGGATGAGCTATATTTCACCAAGCAACACGAAACTAAACAGGAGATAAAAAAGAAAATACACGCTATCTATGATAGAATTATTCTGCATCAGTTGGAAAGTAACCTGTCAGCAGTAGAAAAATATAAGAAAGTTAAGGATGCCGCACAGCAGCCATTTATTTTGTGGCAGTTATATTTCCCTAAGGTCTTTAAGGAAAAACAAGGTTTTGATATTGTAATCGGTAATCCACCGTATGGAGCAAAGTTTTCACGGAAAGAAAAAAATATACTAGATAAGATTTTTAATGATTGCAATGTTCCAGATTATGAATCGGCAGATTTTTTTATAGAACTAGGAAATAGAATTGTACGCAAAAAAGGATTATTATCTTTTATCGTCCCTAATATGTTTATGGCTAATGTATTTGCTGAAAAATATCGCCATCATTTAATTGCCACATGGAACTTGAGTGAGATTGACAATCTATCAGATATTGATGTTTTTGATAGTGCAAAAGTTAGAAATTGTATTATATTCTTTGAGAAAATAAGTTATGAAAAATCAACCATTTTAAGAAAGTTAACCATACTAAATCATCAGCCAAAAGTGGAGAAAGAAAAGTATATAAACAAAAATATACTAAAAGAAAATGTAGATAACTGGCTTAATCTTATTGAAAAAGATGAAACAGCTCTATCGATTGTAAAGAAAATACAATCTAATTCAGTTCCTTTAGGTGAAATATCCGAAATATCTCAAGGGCTTATTCCATATGATAAATATCGTGGCCACTCAGAAGAAACTATAAAGAACAAAATATGGAATGCAGATTATAAAAAAGATGAAACATATAAAAAGGAACTTAGAGGTAAAGATGTAAGTAGATATTCAATTAAGTGGAATGGGAAAGACTGGATAAGCTACGGCGATTGGTTAGCTGCACCGAGAAAACCTGCTTTTTTCAAGGAAAAAAGAATATTGATTAGAGAAATAACAAATCCACGTATATTCGCAACATATACAGATGAAGAATTCTATAATACACCTTCAATAATAAACTGTATTCATTTCAAAAAAGATATTTTTTTCATATTAGGAATTCTTAATTCTAAGATGATGTCCTTTTATCATTGTGCTAATTCACCCAAAGCTGGAAAAGGGTTATTTCCTAAAATCCTTGTGAATGATGTTAGAAAAATTCCTATATGTAAGTGTGATGACTTCATGATAGCCAAGATTTCAACTTTGGTTAAGAGCATTATAAATGATGGAGAGATATCAAGTGACATTGATAAAAAAATAGATGATATTGTTTACGAGATGTATAACATTACTGATGAAGAACAGATATATATAGATAATTGGTTTTCTTAA
- a CDS encoding class I SAM-dependent methyltransferase, whose translation MIAAQESMTAKLCSFARAYHSMLGKNKIFDDYLAYDIIGKDVYDEIGSLLKGQVEAAGQLPRYGFESLLVFEEMDHYFSPIALSRIAFAERALDRFARNRASCQYVICGAGMDTFAFRNTDEAVQVFELDHPDTQAYKLRRIHELRWEVPPNAHYAAIDFEQDDLGRTLLHSGFHTSEPSFFSLLGVSYYLTAEAFREFVRSVSILASPGSQFVLDFPDESTFEPDSTSRVRRLAQITEQLGEPMRHGFSLAEMREILASEGFVIRNHESPADIQRHFFADRTDHQQAMENVHFILAEKRRQ comes from the coding sequence ATGATTGCCGCGCAGGAAAGTATGACCGCCAAGCTTTGCTCCTTTGCCAGGGCTTATCATTCGATGCTCGGAAAGAACAAGATTTTTGATGATTATCTGGCCTATGACATTATCGGCAAAGATGTGTATGACGAGATTGGCAGCCTGCTCAAAGGGCAGGTGGAGGCGGCAGGCCAGCTGCCCCGCTACGGTTTTGAGAGCTTGCTCGTGTTCGAGGAGATGGACCATTATTTCTCGCCCATTGCCTTGTCACGGATTGCCTTTGCCGAGCGGGCTTTGGACCGGTTCGCACGCAATCGCGCCAGCTGTCAGTATGTGATTTGCGGGGCGGGGATGGATACCTTTGCTTTTCGCAACACGGATGAAGCGGTGCAGGTTTTTGAGCTGGACCACCCGGATACGCAGGCGTACAAACTGCGGCGGATTCATGAACTGCGTTGGGAAGTTCCGCCCAATGCGCATTATGCGGCTATCGACTTTGAGCAGGATGACTTGGGACGGACGCTTTTGCATAGCGGCTTTCATACGTCGGAACCGTCGTTTTTCTCCCTGCTCGGAGTTTCCTACTATCTGACCGCGGAAGCCTTCCGCGAGTTCGTGCGCAGCGTCAGCATTCTGGCCTCGCCGGGCAGCCAGTTTGTTTTGGATTTCCCCGATGAATCGACCTTTGAGCCGGATTCGACCTCAAGGGTACGGCGGTTGGCGCAGATTACCGAACAGCTCGGTGAGCCTATGCGGCATGGTTTCTCGCTTGCGGAAATGCGGGAGATTCTGGCCAGTGAAGGTTTTGTTATCCGCAATCACGAATCACCGGCGGATATTCAGCGGCATTTCTTCGCTGACCGTACCGACCAT
- a CDS encoding YdbC family protein — MENVKFEIKHHIGILSESDKGWRKELNLISWNGRDPKYDIRDWAPEHEKMGKGTTLSNEEVESLYALLKNIMETHD, encoded by the coding sequence ATGGAAAATGTCAAATTTGAAATAAAACACCATATAGGTATTCTCTCAGAAAGTGATAAAGGCTGGCGTAAGGAACTAAATCTTATTTCATGGAACGGACGTGACCCCAAATACGACATCCGAGACTGGGCACCAGAACATGAAAAGATGGGCAAGGGAACTACTCTGTCCAACGAAGAAGTTGAAAGTCTTTATGCCTTGCTAAAAAACATAATGGAGACGCATGATTGA
- a CDS encoding PDDEXK nuclease domain-containing protein, giving the protein MDLLFYNLKLRCYVVIELKTGDFKPEYAGKLNFYLTAVDNILKTEQDAPTIGLLLCKSKDDLIAEYALQDINKPIGVSEYRITDDILEKFRQQLPSIEDIKNRMGNTY; this is encoded by the coding sequence TTGGATTTGCTCTTCTACAACCTGAAACTGCGCTGCTATGTGGTTATCGAGTTGAAGACGGGCGACTTCAAGCCGGAATATGCTGGCAAGCTGAACTTCTACCTGACGGCAGTGGATAATATTCTGAAGACAGAGCAGGATGCGCCCACTATCGGCTTGCTCCTATGCAAGAGTAAGGACGACTTGATTGCCGAATATGCCTTACAGGACATCAATAAGCCCATTGGCGTTAGTGAGTATAGGATAACGGACGATATCCTGGAGAAATTCCGCCAGCAGTTGCCATCCATCGAGGATATAAAAAATCGAATGGGGAATACCTATTGA
- a CDS encoding ABC transporter permease, with the protein MNERLSSQRFLALPFGIWATLFIVLPLFFVLWNGLKDVETGGFTLVHLQTVLQWEYLKALGLSVELALISTFICLVLAYPLCLILRERKESRGLLVFVLFLLPLWMNSLLTTMAWQTILEKHGLINMFLQSVGLPEVHIINTPLAIIIGMVYNFLPYMVLPLYVAINRIDSSIIEAARDLGANPYQTFRRVLLPLSMPGIVSGSTMVFIPALTTFVISALLGGNKVLLVGNIIEQEFTAAYDWQLGSALSMVLMVFIILNILLEAFTDNGEQAKKGVRP; encoded by the coding sequence ATGAATGAACGCCTTTCCAGCCAGCGCTTCTTAGCCCTGCCCTTCGGGATTTGGGCAACGCTCTTTATCGTGCTGCCCTTGTTCTTTGTTCTTTGGAATGGCTTGAAGGATGTAGAGACTGGGGGCTTTACTCTGGTGCATCTGCAGACGGTGCTCCAGTGGGAATATCTGAAGGCTCTGGGGCTGTCTGTGGAGCTTGCCTTAATCAGCACCTTTATCTGTCTCGTACTGGCCTATCCGCTGTGTTTGATTTTAAGAGAGCGCAAGGAAAGCCGGGGGCTGCTGGTATTTGTGCTGTTCCTGCTGCCGCTCTGGATGAACTCGCTGCTTACAACCATGGCCTGGCAGACCATCTTGGAAAAGCATGGTCTTATCAATATGTTCCTGCAGTCCGTGGGCTTGCCGGAAGTGCATATCATCAATACGCCGCTGGCCATCATTATCGGCATGGTCTATAATTTCCTGCCCTATATGGTGCTGCCTCTCTATGTGGCGATTAACCGCATTGACAGCAGTATTATCGAAGCGGCCAGAGATTTGGGCGCCAATCCCTATCAGACTTTCCGGCGCGTGCTGTTGCCGCTGTCCATGCCCGGTATTGTCAGCGGTTCCACCATGGTCTTTATCCCTGCGCTGACCACCTTCGTTATCAGTGCCCTCTTAGGCGGTAACAAGGTGCTGCTCGTGGGTAACATCATTGAACAGGAATTCACGGCGGCCTATGACTGGCAACTCGGCAGTGCCCTGTCCATGGTGCTCATGGTCTTTATCATTCTGAACATCCTGCTGGAAGCCTTTACGGATAATGGCGAGCAGGCGAAGAAAGGAGTAAGGCCATAA